The genomic segment GTTTGTTCTTAATGTGTATGAAGTGATGTACTACAGCACAATAGAGTGATTGCAAAGCAGATAAATATGCAATATAGTCATCTCTTTTATATCTAAAATCTGAAGATGATATGGAACGGACTTGGATTGAAAATAAGAGCCCAAGGTGAtctcttcaaattgcttgttttgtctagTTAACGGTCCAAAACCCGAACAcgttcagtttactatcataaaaaagacaaaactagaATTACGGCCTTGCGGCTTTATGCCCCCGACGACCAGTCAAGCAGGAGATCTCTACAATCACCACAGAGTCAAGGTGGGCATCCAAGATTATGTCAACAATTCAGTATCTGACCAAATgggaaatatggtcacaatctctCTTCTGTTTCTGAGTTATGGTGTCGAATAATTGCCAGAAAAGTGTATTTACAGAACATTATGATATCaaagtgaagttgacctttgaccttttggacaTAAAATgccatcacttcatcattttaccCCATTGgccttttttgtgaaattttgtcataattagcaaataaattcttgagttatggccaaaaaacttgttttgtcaGGTCACAGTGACATTAACCCTCGACCACCAgattctaatcagttcatccttgcATCGAAGTTGAACATCcgtgccaaatttgaagaaattcgCTCAAGGCTTACTGAGATACTGTGTTCACGGGAATGGGATGGAGGGGCACACGGCCAGATGGATGGACCACCCGAAAAATTATGCCTCCAGCCACGGCTGTCGAGGCATAAAAAGAAGCAACTACTCACATTTGACAAGCCAGAATCAGCAACTGTTTGGCAGTTTTTCttgaaaagtgatttttaaaaagataatcaaaatagtggacaattattttttgttgctcaACTAATTGTTTAGTCAACTAATGATTTCAGGTTTATCATGCAAAAAGCAATACAACAACGACTATATAGCAGATTAATCTGCTATATAGTCAGTTACCGTTTTCTTCCCTAAAGCCTTAAGTTGGATAAGGAGTAGACCTGTATGCATACTACCAGCCCCAATGAAGAACCAAATGGGCTAAACATGGGAAAAGGTAGAAAAAGGGCAACAGGGTGATGTAATGGCCATGGTCCTGATGGTAAGTATCTGTCCTActgaagtgtctttgagcaagtCATTGACTGCCTTTCAGTGTTTGTGGTACTGGTTCGTAGCTTTTATCATGACCTTTAACCTTTCTATAGAGGAGGGGTTCtctgctgagagaaaaaaataagtataAGATTTAGGTCaaaataggtttttaaaatttactgtaaaagGTAATGGgttgaaacaaaagcaaaaaaacaacgTTTTGTGTTGACCTTTCAGCACGAACAGAACGCAGTGAAGCTGTTAATGTCCCACTTGAGAACATGTGGCATTTTTAACAGCCTCTAACTGAACGGCAGAGAAACTGGTAATGGAGGGGATAGCAAATGCATGTGTCAGCTATATCCTGTGCTAAGAGCAGTAGTGTACACCATAGGCCATTAGCTGACACAGAGTCATAAATGCTGTGGAAAGCCTGATAAAGCTGCCGTCAGGAGCCTGCAGCTCGCGCCGAAGAAATCAATCAAACAATGGAGAGAGACATTAATATCTTCAGAGAAGGGGAGGAACACAGAACATAATCAGTGGACTGGACTTTTCTTCAGTGGAGGCTGCCCATTTAATGGTGGTTAGAGgtgttgatttttaaatataatttatacagTATGAATGAAATTCCAAAAAAATCCATGGGGTGGGGGGGGTAGGGGGTTTACAATGACTGTAAAAAGGTCAGGGAAGGTCAGTACAGGTTTtgacaaacagcaacacagcCTCAGCCGGAGAAGTATTGCTAAACTTCACAGAAGTTAGAACAACATGTTCAACCAAAGTTGAAAATGTCAGATGTAGCTGTTCCTAAAAATAACAGCTACTCAAAAACTAAAGGTACACATACATCCtctaacaataataaaaaaacaggcATGTATATTCCGTCAGTGATTTCTCAGCAGCTGGTCAGAGGCGGTTTCTCTTTAAACCTAGTCAACCAGAATCAATTTGACCCAAGTGATGTTTGTCTTTCTTCCCTCCACATTCAGCAGTCACACTTTGTAATGAGTCCTGAGAGGTTGCCGCCTCTCCCTTCTTCAGTCCAGTTTAACAGGATGGACACCAGTAAAAGAGAATACTCCAGTTTACATGATGAGGACAGTTCACTCACAAACATGATCTACTCTATACTGCTCTGAGGAAAGACTACGGTGAGTTTGTCGGAATGATGAATCtggcacctttttaaaatgctatGCTAAACTGTATTAAGACAAGAGAGCTAAAAGCAGCTGTCAGTTAGGTCTCAGAATATTAATCAAAAGATATTTTTGTTCCTGAGCAGACAGCATATTGTTGCGTAAAAACTCTGTGCCTTATATTTTGGTGATCTtgtgttttaacattaacaatatGAAATGTAACTTACCTCTTCCACTAGGAGTAACgattatgttcatttttgtgattaatttgctgattattttcctcaATTAATCTGTTGTTTCGTctgaaaatttgcaaaaaatgcccattatgTTCAGCCACAGCCCAAGGCGATGTCTCCAAATTTCTTTTCCAACAATCCACAACCCAAAGTCATCAAGTTTACTATCATACActtcaaagaaaagcatcaataTTATCTAATTTGAAAAGCTGCAACCAGCAAaagtttggaatttttgctgtaaaaatgacaattacaaacaaacaattgaTTACAAATATAACTGTATAGTTATCTTCTGTTTGACTAAtccaaaacataaatgaataatatatttttttatttttttatttaaaagttcATGTCAAGCCGGTGATAATATGGCTGTTCCCAATACGTATGGGCTGATCTTTGCCTGTACCTGTGGAGTGATCCTGGGCATTGGACTCTGCGCCAATCTGCTGGTGTTCTCTCTGTTTGCAAAGTACAACACATTGCGTAAGAACTGCCTTGACATCTTGCTACTCAGCATGACTCTGGCCGACTTCCTCACCCTCCTGCTCATCCCCTTCACCCTGCACTCTGCCGTCAGCCACTCCTGGCCTCTGGGCGACACCTCCTGCAAGGTCTACCAGTTCCTGCTGGCCTTTAGCCTGGCAGCCAGCACCTATTCACTGTGTGCTGTGTCCATGACCCGGGCCATGATCATCACCAACCCGTACCAGCCGCCAACCATGGACCTGGTCATCCTTATGTTTGCTCTGGTCTGGGCCCTCAGCTTCTTCATCAGCCTGCCGCTGCGAATGTTTGCCAACAAGGAGAGCGTGGGCCCGAGCCTGGCAAACTTCACCTTCTGCCTTCCAACCATTCATGAGCACCACTACCAAGTGGTCCTAAGCCAGTTTGTACTTTACTACTTTGTTCCAATGCTGGTCATCGCCTTCAACTATGTCCGTCTGGCTCTTTTTCTCCACAAGAGCCCCGTAATGTCGGTGTCCAGTGCCAGGAACACCCGCCGAGCCTCCGTCATGGTATTCTTGGCTGCTGCTACCTTTTCAGTGTGCTGGCTGCCTGGTTATGTGCTGGAGCTGTGTGTGTACCTGGGGCTGTATCACCATGGACAGGCTTGGGAGATGTTCTACTTTATCTGTACTGTGCTCCAATACCTGCACCCCTGTGTCAACCCTGTGCTCTATGTGTTGCTCTCTAAGCGCTATCGCCACAGGAGGGCAGCCTGGCTCTTCAGCTGTAACAGGAACAGAGTGCAGCCGCAGGTCATCAGTGTCACCACAGACagcttttaaattcatttgtttttgcacaAGGCAATGAGTTGGTAACAGGCAGGTTTTTAACATCTATTgtttaaacaaatcaaatactTTTGTGGACAATAAAATGGATGTTttctgtgattattttcatatttccctTCCATATTTGAGGTATAAATGTACAAATACGCAGACATGAAAAGTAATAGTTagggattatttttttcaggcttGCCTACAATCAAATTTACTCAAGACATCCACTATCCGCTACAAAAAGCAGCAGGAATCATCAAAATTTCTCTATCTGTGATTATTTTCCAGGTACACTGTGATGCAGATTGATCACCTTATAAATGCTgtggttttctgtctttttaaaagtaattagaGGCTTGATTCAATTTCAGGGCAGCATATTGATGAAATTTACACTAAGGTTGCACAAGTCttattgctttgtttcttttcattgccCCGGATGTGTCTGTCACTTAAATTAGTAACAAAAAGCCTTGTGAAACATTTTGCGTAGCATTTGTATGCCTCTTGCTTTTTAGGCTTCTGAGACAATTGTGGGTTAATAACTTAActaacactaaaaacaaagattaTTGCAATGAAATTACTTGTTATATTGTAATAATTTCGAATAAGAGTGTGTTGTTAGAATGAGAAAAATAGCTCATAATGCAACAAAATATTCGTTATACTGAGACACTGagatgttttattaatttattttttcgCACTTTCCATATGTTTGCATTTGTAGTGAGTGTATAAGATAGTGATACTGGATTAGTTTAGTTTTggtaaattatgtttttttgttttccctttggGTTGTGTTTATAGTCACAAACTATGTTAGGTTCTGGTAAGTAGGCACGGTGGGCAGCGTGTTTGTCTCTTCACAAGTGGCATTGAGACAAAATAATGGACATTTACTCTATAGAACAGGATAGCAGGTCTTACTATACTAAAGACATGGGCCTACTGACATGTTCCTACTCCAGAGCACAGGTGGTCTccatttccttcatttctatTTCACGCCAGcagtagattttaaa from the Xiphias gladius isolate SHS-SW01 ecotype Sanya breed wild chromosome 8, ASM1685928v1, whole genome shotgun sequence genome contains:
- the LOC120792888 gene encoding galanin receptor 2a translates to MAVPNTYGLIFACTCGVILGIGLCANLLVFSLFAKYNTLRKNCLDILLLSMTLADFLTLLLIPFTLHSAVSHSWPLGDTSCKVYQFLLAFSLAASTYSLCAVSMTRAMIITNPYQPPTMDLVILMFALVWALSFFISLPLRMFANKESVGPSLANFTFCLPTIHEHHYQVVLSQFVLYYFVPMLVIAFNYVRLALFLHKSPVMSVSSARNTRRASVMVFLAAATFSVCWLPGYVLELCVYLGLYHHGQAWEMFYFICTVLQYLHPCVNPVLYVLLSKRYRHRRAAWLFSCNRNRVQPQVISVTTDSF